A window of Dehalogenimonas sp. WBC-2 genomic DNA:
TGAAGAAGTTGCCGCTGGTCAAACCGTTGACAGCCATTTTGGGAAGCGGATTTGTGGGCTACTCTATGGTCATGGTGGCCGTGGCTGGGGAACGTATGGCGATAGCGGCATGGTTGTCCCCATTGGGTTGGCTGCTCCTAGCTATATCTCTGTGCCTTATGATGTATTCTCTGTATGCCGCTCTGCCTTTTGGCAAGACGTATGTCAAAACAGGGCTAAGTGACCAACTGATAACCGGCGGTCTTTACAGCATCGTGCGGCATCCTTGGCTGCTGTTCTTCGCCTTGGCGATGATCGGATTGACGATCGGATCGCGGTCAATATTGGCATTGGAAGCCGGCATCGTCTGGACGCTTTTATCTTCAATCCTCGTCTATTTCCAAGATCGCTGGGTCTTTCCTATGATGTTTTATGGTTATGCTGAATATCAGAAAACCACTCCAATGTTAGTACCCACCAAAAACAGTATATCCGCCTTTTTCAAAGGCTTAAAAAATCAAAATAAGGTGTCGGAGGAACAATCCAAATGAGCCAGTTATCAGACCTTTTCGCCCGGGGCAACTACGATGAGATGTGGGACCGCTGTTGCGGCTTCATCGATCTGAGCTTGAGCGAGTTCATGGGTATCCAGAAACGTCTGCTCATGGAACAGATAGACATGCTCAAGAACTGCCAACTGGGTAAGGGCATCCTTAAGGGTGCCAACCCGACGACCGTCGAGGAGTTCCGGCGGATGGTGCCACTGACCAGTTATGAAGATTATGCCCCATATCTGCTCAAGCGCCGCTGGGAAGTGTTGCCGCGCAAGCCGATCATGTGGCAATACACCTCTGGCAAGAGTGCCGAGTATTCCTTCCGTTGGGCACCGGTGACCGCCCGAATGATGGATGAAACCGAAGCCCTGGTTTTTGCCTTATCTTTCTTCTCTGGCGCTAAGAAACGCCACGATGTAAAGATCCGCCCCGGAGACCGTGTCCTATATGGTATGGCACCGCCGCCTTACGCTACCGGCACCATGACTCGGGTTTTCCCTCATGAAATGTTCGACTTTCTGCCGCCGGTGGCCGAAGCGGAGCAAATTTCCTTTGAAGACCGCATCAACTTGGGCTTTAAAATGGGACTTGACCGCGGTATGGACTACTGCCTGTCGATGTCATCGGTTACGGTGGCTATCGGGGAGAAGTTCAAGAACTCCGGCGGTAAGGTAGACATCAAGTCTATGCTTAAGAAGCCGCGTACTCTGGCACGGCTGCTCAAGGGCAAGATGGCGGCCAAACTGGCCGGACGCCCGATGCTGCCGCGCGACTTGTGGAA
This region includes:
- a CDS encoding membrane protein putative translates to MNYVLLGAAGFLLMHLLDFASMKKLPLVKPLTAILGSGFVGYSMVMVAVAGERMAIAAWLSPLGWLLLAISLCLMMYSLYAALPFGKTYVKTGLSDQLITGGLYSIVRHPWLLFFALAMIGLTIGSRSILALEAGIVWTLLSSILVYFQDRWVFPMMFYGYAEYQKTTPMLVPTKNSISAFFKGLKNQNKVSEEQSK